One Ignavibacterium sp. DNA segment encodes these proteins:
- the ispG gene encoding (E)-4-hydroxy-3-methylbut-2-enyl-diphosphate synthase, whose translation MEEIVKNIKHYCNSLTKYSRYTTREVFIGNIPLGGNNPIRIQSMTTTDTMNTIATVEQTIRMVKAGCEYVRITAPSINEAKNLEEIKKELRLRGYNVPLIADIHFTPNAAEMAARIVEKVRINPGNYIDKKKFDLIEYTDVEYQEEIDRIRERFTPLVKICKEYGTAMRIGTNHGSLSDRIMSRYGDTPLGMVESALEFLRICEDENFHNIVLSMKASNPQVMVQAYRLLINKMEAEEMNYPLHLGVTEAGGGEDGRIKSSLGIGALLEDGIGDTIRVSLTEDPEFEAPVAIAIANRYKKRDDHKPIKEIDESPIDPFNYNKRKSFNVLSIGHGNVPRVVADYSSRKISSQRDLIDIGYTYDEQSDKWNLSDTAADLIYLKKNILPFDCPNGLNVIYDFEIWKDLKNTYNSYPIYTAQQFLNAAVKSSELNFVSMTIDDSSKSFLDKVKNDKTVVLSLETKNLAGMAEQRRVLFDLLLNDVQNPIIIKRDYLNITSENLQLYSATDFGALMIDGFGDGVWLSVDEIKSENSGVYVKSFIKKSETKEKIINRLLFNILQAARQRISKTEYIACPSCGRTLFDLQETTEMIRKRTEHLKGLKIAIMGCIVNGPGEMADADYGYVGAGVDKITLYREKNIVKRNIPANNAVDELVKLIKEDGKWVEP comes from the coding sequence ATGGAAGAAATTGTAAAGAACATAAAACATTACTGTAATAGCTTAACAAAATACTCAAGATATACTACAAGAGAAGTTTTTATAGGAAATATCCCGCTCGGAGGAAATAATCCAATACGCATTCAATCAATGACAACAACCGATACTATGAATACGATTGCAACAGTTGAGCAAACAATCAGAATGGTAAAAGCTGGATGCGAATATGTAAGAATAACTGCTCCAAGTATTAACGAAGCAAAAAATCTTGAGGAAATAAAAAAGGAACTTCGTTTACGCGGTTATAATGTCCCGCTGATTGCAGATATTCATTTTACTCCAAATGCTGCCGAAATGGCTGCACGAATTGTTGAGAAGGTACGCATTAACCCCGGTAATTATATTGATAAAAAAAAATTTGATCTGATTGAATACACAGATGTTGAATATCAGGAAGAGATTGACAGAATAAGAGAAAGGTTTACTCCGCTTGTAAAGATTTGCAAAGAGTACGGCACTGCTATGCGTATCGGAACAAATCATGGCTCTTTGTCAGATAGAATTATGAGTCGTTATGGCGATACACCGCTCGGAATGGTTGAATCTGCATTAGAATTTTTAAGAATATGCGAAGACGAAAACTTCCACAACATCGTTCTTTCAATGAAAGCAAGCAACCCGCAGGTTATGGTTCAGGCTTACAGATTATTAATAAATAAAATGGAAGCTGAAGAAATGAACTATCCGCTTCACCTTGGCGTTACAGAAGCCGGCGGCGGAGAGGACGGGAGAATAAAGTCCTCACTTGGAATAGGAGCTTTACTCGAAGATGGAATCGGAGATACTATACGTGTTTCTTTAACAGAAGATCCTGAATTTGAAGCACCGGTTGCAATTGCTATTGCAAACAGATATAAAAAAAGAGATGATCATAAACCTATTAAAGAAATTGATGAATCACCTATCGACCCTTTCAATTATAATAAAAGAAAGTCATTTAATGTTCTATCAATCGGGCATGGCAATGTTCCAAGAGTTGTTGCCGATTACAGTTCAAGAAAAATTTCTTCACAAAGAGATTTAATTGATATTGGATACACTTATGATGAACAAAGTGATAAATGGAATCTATCAGATACAGCGGCTGATTTAATATATCTCAAAAAAAATATTCTGCCATTTGATTGTCCGAATGGCTTAAATGTAATTTATGATTTTGAGATATGGAAAGATTTGAAGAACACTTATAACAGCTATCCAATCTATACTGCACAACAATTCCTGAATGCTGCTGTAAAATCAAGCGAGCTGAATTTTGTTTCAATGACTATCGATGATTCTTCAAAATCCTTTTTAGATAAAGTAAAAAATGATAAAACTGTTGTGCTTAGTCTGGAAACAAAAAACCTTGCAGGAATGGCTGAGCAGCGCAGAGTGCTTTTTGATTTGTTATTAAATGATGTTCAGAATCCGATAATAATTAAACGGGATTATCTCAACATAACATCTGAAAATCTGCAGCTTTATTCAGCAACGGATTTTGGAGCATTAATGATTGATGGCTTTGGTGATGGTGTCTGGTTATCTGTTGATGAGATAAAATCTGAAAATTCCGGTGTTTATGTAAAAAGTTTTATTAAAAAATCTGAAACCAAAGAAAAAATAATTAACAGGTTATTATTCAATATACTGCAGGCAGCACGACAAAGAATATCAAAAACAGAATATATTGCATGCCCTTCGTGCGGCAGAACTTTATTTGACTTGCAGGAAACAACTGAGATGATTCGAAAACGGACAGAACATCTGAAAGGATTAAAGATTGCAATTATGGGTTGTATTGTAAATGGTCCTGGAGAAATGGCTGATGCGGATTATGGTTATGTTGGAGCTGGAGTTGATAAAATTACTCTTTATCGGGAAAAAAATATTGTAAAACGTAATATTCCGGCAAATAATGCTGTTGATGAATTAGTTAAACTGATAAAAGAAGATGGAAAATGGGTGGAGCCTTGA